In Pseudorasbora parva isolate DD20220531a chromosome 9, ASM2467924v1, whole genome shotgun sequence, the following proteins share a genomic window:
- the cdcp2 gene encoding CUB domain-containing protein 2 translates to MNVFIHVLFFAGKVTSKKGVKCGGILSASSGNVSSPNFPSLYPYNTECTWLIVVSEGSSVLLTFHHFELEYHTDCAYDYIKIYNGISEDEGNLLGKFCGDVSPPQFSSSWNVMSIIFHSDRHVARKGFLVGYRKDMCGGVLTGLSGIISSPGHPQDYSNNADCSWTIHVSNQSVVTLVFLDFQLENNEGCNFDYVALFDGPTVKHRHLGNYCGNERPPNTVTTSNQLLVVFRSDFNIGGRGFKAYYYSGECQQILKNISANFTSPHYPNIYPNNINCHWTITLAAGYRVKLFLPFLELEDRNSLTDMCDFDSVSVYDGDSETDTLLGQWCGSEQPPSLTSKGNKLLVVLNTDRNYAFKGFTASYIGVVPVNVSCTRTEFQIQVSRQALPQLDRENIYLGNPSCSAQLTETSYKILARFVNCGTAGQKRQNITMLVNSLYIDFSDGPRQNIQEYEVQCDAQRKVAMASIISVEERNRLNELARQAQESNNKKVDEESEPHDTSDIIFISICVLAVILMLIAIVWLVLL, encoded by the exons ATGAATGTCttcattcatgttttgttctttgCTGGAAAggtcacctccaagaaag GTGTTAAATGTGGAGGAATCCTCTCAGCAAGCAGTGGCAATGTGTCAAGCCCAAATTTTCCAAGCCTGTACCCTTATAACACTGAATGCACCTGGTTGATAGTGGTCTCAGAAGGCTCTTCTGTACTGTTAACCTTCCATCACTTTGAGCTGGAATACCATACAGACTGTGCTTACGACTACATCAAGATATACAACGGCATCTCAGAGGATGAGGGCAACCTCCTGGGCAAATTCTGTGGAGATGTGTCTCCTCCTCAGTTCAGCTCTTCATGGAATGTCATGTCCATCATCTTCCATTCAGATCGCCATGTTGCACGCAAGGGTTTCTTGGTGGGCTATAGGAAAG ATATGTGCGGTGGGGTTTTGACCGGCCTTTCGGGAATCATCTCAAGCCCAGGTCATCCACAAGACTACAGCAACAATGCCGACTGCTCCTGGACAATACATGTGTCCAATCAGAGTGTAGTCACCCTGGTGTTTCTCGACTTCCAGTTGGAAAACAACGAGGGGTGCAACTTTGACTATGTGGCTCTCTTTGATGGTCCCACTGTTAAACACCGTCACCTGGGCAATTATTGCGGTAATGAGAGACCTCCCAACACAGTCACCACATCAAACCAACTGCTGGTGGTCTTCAGATCTGATTTCAACATTGGAGGGAGAGGTTTTAAAGCCTACTACTACTCAG GAGAGTGCCAGCAAATTCTCAAAAATATCAGTGCGAATTTTACTAGCCCTCACTACCCAAACATCTACCCCAACAACATCAACTGTCACTGGACAATCACTCTAGCGGCCGGCTACAGGGTCAAACTATTTTTACCCTTTCTGGAGCTTGAGGATCGGAACAGCCTGACCGACATGTGCGACTTTGACTCTGTGAGTGTGTACGATGGGGACAGCGAGACAGACACTCTGTTGGGCCAATGGTGTGGTAGTGAACAGCCTCCATCGTTGACCTCCAAGGGAAATAAACTATTGGTCGTTCTCAACACTGACCggaactatgcctttaagggCTTCACAGCCTCCTATATAGGAG TGGTGCCAGTCAATGTAAGCTGCACCCGAACAGAGTTTCAGATTCAGGTCTCCAGACAGGCTTTACCTCAGCTGGACCGTGAGAACATTTATCTGGGGAATCCATCCTGTTCGGCACAGCTGACAGAAACATCCTACAAAATTCTAGCCCGTTTTGTCAACTGTGGAACTGCTGGACAG AAACGTCAAAACATCACCATGCTGGTCAACTCGCTTTATATTGACTTCTCTGATGGACCACGGCAGAACATTCAGGAGTATGAGGTGCAGTGTGACGCCCAGAGGAAGGTGGCCATGGCCAGCATTATCTCAGTTGAGGAACGAAACCGTCTCAATGAACTGGCCCGTCAGGCCCAGGAATCAAACAACAAGAAAGTCGATGAAGAAAGTGAACCGCATGACACCAGTGACATAATCTTCATCAGCATCTGTGTTCTCGCCGTCATCCTCATGTTAATTGCTATTGTGTGGTTGGTGCTCCTATAG
- the mrpl37 gene encoding 39S ribosomal protein L37, mitochondrial, producing MFNTTVQRIRASVFKITQNCKLEDCHSVLYMIPHGRRCLSTSSCLYGKILPRKKPRVVHEIAGLEPITYAERMHFVPGLAKPKFPPWDPGWKDPSHYQSPKLEDMPLHKNNPCYIFSQRTNVLEGVRQALWLSKSVLIKGLPAQILTLSEDPANQIENQDERVQNAIKNSRLWDTTEHRPPRERFCPSLLHRLLHLCGDLQVTRPELAKRILAEKYSLAATWRRGEDVFQVRGQNGLLLNSTTPVPVLAGEEQIQSTADQALETFYPIAPTIDLQCTNVYQEKNDTGFREGYPYPHAHTLFLMEMGNTPKLFPEQLRAKMVMFAFGNALARAHALYGKEPRVLEKPIVVQSVATNGRLFQFVVFQLNTTDLQSDSGVKNLVWVDEDQPLYEFAKVRPYIKKKVVKVPAGLAGYQPNTFKKFLALYLHGAA from the exons ATGTTTAACACAACAGTGCAAAGAATAAGGGCATCGGTatttaaaataactcaaaactgCAAATTAGAAGACTGTCACAGTGTCCTCTATATGATTCCTCATGGACGTCGCTGCTTGTCCACCAGCTCATGTTTATATGGGAAGATTCTTCCGAGGAAAAAACCTCGTGTGGTCCACGAGATAGCCGGACTGGAGCCGATCACTTATGCTGAAAGGATGCACTTCGTACCTGGACTGGCAAAGCCCAAGTTTCCTCCTTGGGACCCTGGATGGAAAGACCCGAGTCACTATCAGTCTCCTAAACTCGAAGATATGCCTCTGCATAAAAACAACCCCTGTTACATATTCAGTCAGAGGACGAATGTGCTGGAAG GTGTTCGACAAGCCCTCTGGCTCAGTAAGTCAGtcctcattaaagggttacctGCTCAGATTCTCACCCTGTCTGAAgatccagccaatcagattgaGAATCAAGATGAGAGAGTACAGAATGCCATTAAAAACTCCAGACTGTGGGACACTACAGAACACCGTCCGCCCAGAGAGAGGTTCTG TCCCTCACTCTTGCACAGACTGCTTCACCTGTGTGGCGACCTGCAGGTCACTCGTCCTGAGCTGGCCAAGAGGATTCTTGCTGAGAAATACAGTTTGGCAGCAACCTGGAGGAGAG GAGAGGATGTGTtccaggtcagaggtcagaacGGGTTGCTGTTGAATTCCACGACCCCTGTACCCGTATTGGCTGGAGAGGAGCAGATCCAGAGTACTGCTGATCAGGCTCTGGAGACCTTCTACCCCATCGCGCCCACCATCGACCTGCAGTGCACAAACGTCTACCAGGAGAAAAATGACACAG GTTTCAGAGAGGGCTATCCTTACCCTCATGCCCACACTCTCTTCCTGATGGAGATGGGAAACACCCCAAAACTCTTCCCCGAGCAGCTTCGTGCTAAGATGGTGATGTTCGCCTTTGGAAACGCACTGGCCCGAGCACATGCACTGTATGGG AAGGAGCCCAGAGTTCTGGAGAAGCCCATCGTGGTGCAGAGTGTGGCCACTAACGGTCGTCTCTTCCAGTTCGTGGTGTTTCAGCTCAACACGACTGACCTGCAATCTGACAGCGGAGTGAAGAATCTGGTCTGGGTGGACGAGGACCAGCCTCTTTATGAGTTTGCCAAGGTCCGGCCTTATATCAAGAAGAAAGTTGTGAAG GTCCCTGCTGGTTTGGCAGGATATCAGCCTAACACCTTCAAGAAGTTCCTGGCGCTTTACCTACATGGAGCAGCGTGA